One region of Jatrophihabitans cynanchi genomic DNA includes:
- a CDS encoding Lrp/AsnC family transcriptional regulator → MEDPIDRLIAAALVRDGRSTLKNLAAATGLSVSAVQARVRRLETDGTIAGYTARVDPEALGLPLAAFIAISPLDPEHDYDIPERLTGLSAIEACHSVAGEDSFVLYVRVATPGALEGLIREIRRRANVSTRTTVVLQTFFEARPHPIADGKSSGGSG, encoded by the coding sequence CTGGAGGACCCGATCGACCGGCTGATCGCTGCGGCGCTGGTGCGCGACGGGCGCAGCACGTTGAAGAACCTGGCCGCGGCAACCGGCCTGTCGGTCTCGGCGGTCCAGGCGCGGGTGCGCCGGCTCGAGACGGACGGCACGATCGCCGGGTACACCGCGCGCGTCGACCCGGAGGCCCTGGGGTTGCCGCTGGCGGCGTTCATCGCGATCAGTCCGCTAGATCCCGAGCACGACTACGACATCCCCGAGCGACTCACCGGGCTCAGCGCGATCGAGGCGTGCCATTCGGTGGCCGGCGAGGACAGCTTCGTCCTTTACGTGCGGGTCGCGACGCCGGGTGCGCTCGAAGGCCTGATCCGCGAGATCCGCCGCCGCGCGAACGTGTCCACCAGGACCACGGTGGTGCTGCAGACATTCTTCGAGGCTCGTCCACATCCGATCGCTGACGGTAAAAGTTCCGGCGGAAGCGGCTAG
- a CDS encoding TQO small subunit DoxD, producing the protein MQNTRSRSWFEATAAWGRRHREPGWLLLPLRLFLGVTFSFAGLQKLANPDYLDPHSPASVAAQMRVFAHTSPIGRLVGLSAHAPTAVGLLIAFGELAVGLGTLLGLFQRIAALGGALLSLTFFLTVSWSTTPYYYGSDIVFAFAWLTMLGFGSQGVLTIDHWLREPTVAQAPRPGNRRPAALAGVDRRTAIRAGAAAALATGGALALGGVTAAIGRAEHGTAHAPAALGPGTTSPPARPQAHRPARPSSGRSTAGTVVGTTDEVPVGQARAFTDPATGSPAWMVHPSGETFVAFNATCTHAGCPVQFDSSGMQFVCPCHGGVYNARTGAVLQGPPPAPLQPIAVRVVSGQLRVDG; encoded by the coding sequence GTGCAGAACACGCGATCACGCTCATGGTTCGAGGCCACGGCGGCGTGGGGGCGGCGGCACCGCGAGCCGGGCTGGCTGCTGCTGCCACTGCGGCTGTTCCTCGGGGTCACGTTCAGCTTCGCCGGGCTGCAGAAGCTCGCGAACCCCGATTACCTCGACCCGCACAGCCCCGCCTCGGTGGCCGCGCAGATGCGGGTGTTCGCGCACACCAGCCCGATCGGCCGGCTGGTCGGGCTGTCCGCCCACGCCCCGACGGCGGTCGGGTTGCTGATCGCGTTCGGCGAGCTCGCGGTCGGCCTGGGCACCCTGCTCGGGCTCTTCCAGCGCATCGCCGCGCTCGGCGGTGCGCTGCTGTCCCTGACGTTCTTCCTGACCGTCTCGTGGAGCACCACGCCGTACTACTACGGCTCGGACATCGTGTTCGCCTTCGCGTGGCTCACGATGCTCGGTTTCGGCTCCCAGGGTGTGCTCACCATCGACCACTGGCTACGCGAGCCGACGGTGGCGCAGGCCCCGCGGCCAGGGAACCGCAGGCCTGCTGCCCTCGCCGGCGTCGACCGGCGCACCGCGATCCGCGCGGGCGCGGCGGCCGCGCTCGCCACGGGCGGTGCGCTGGCGCTCGGTGGGGTGACCGCCGCGATCGGCCGCGCCGAGCACGGCACCGCCCACGCGCCTGCGGCGCTCGGGCCCGGGACGACGTCCCCGCCCGCCCGCCCGCAGGCGCATCGCCCTGCTCGCCCGTCCAGCGGCAGATCGACCGCGGGCACCGTCGTCGGCACCACCGACGAGGTGCCGGTAGGCCAGGCCCGCGCGTTCACCGACCCGGCCACCGGCAGCCCGGCCTGGATGGTGCACCCCTCGGGAGAGACGTTCGTCGCGTTCAACGCCACCTGCACGCACGCCGGCTGCCCGGTCCAGTTCGACTCGTCCGGCATGCAGTTCGTCTGCCCCTGCCACGGCGGGGTCTACAACGCGCGCACCGGCGCCGTGCTGCAGGGGCCGCCACCGGCGCCGCTGCAACCGATAGCAGTGCGGGTCGTGTCCGGACAGCTGCGGGTGGACGGATGA
- a CDS encoding SRPBCC family protein: protein MNGTSTRQTTITADPNLPTIRIEREFDAPVERVFRAWTDPELFARWIGPRDRRTSIAEWDARTGGHWRYSVTDADGGQVASFYGSFHEVRPDERLVQTFTYEGYPDGVSLETATFTDLGDGRTSVSCLSVVESMQLRDSILSSGMDTGVIEGYEKLDALLR, encoded by the coding sequence ATGAACGGCACGAGTACCCGGCAGACCACCATCACGGCGGATCCGAACCTGCCGACGATCCGGATCGAGCGCGAGTTCGACGCCCCCGTCGAGCGGGTCTTCCGCGCCTGGACCGACCCCGAGCTGTTCGCCCGCTGGATCGGCCCCCGCGACCGGCGCACGAGCATCGCCGAGTGGGACGCCCGCACCGGCGGCCACTGGCGGTACTCGGTCACTGATGCCGACGGTGGCCAGGTCGCCTCGTTCTACGGTTCGTTCCACGAGGTGCGTCCCGACGAGCGGCTCGTGCAGACGTTCACGTACGAGGGCTACCCCGACGGCGTCTCGCTGGAGACCGCGACGTTCACCGATCTGGGCGACGGACGCACGTCGGTGAGCTGCCTGTCGGTCGTCGAGTCGATGCAGTTGCGGGACTCGATCCTGTCCAGCGGGATGGACACCGGCGTGATCGAGGGCTACGAGAAGCTGGACGCATTGCTCAGGTGA
- a CDS encoding sensor histidine kinase translates to MTRRILASFLAVLVAVITAITLPLGLIVTGQQRRDFVDSARTAARGVAGLAEEQLDDRASIAALPGLLSRAVRDADAVVVLDRAGTVVATAGRPLPAAVVPAVRDGQPVPAQDGEVVVTARVGDGRASVGTIILARNSASLHDRARALWLALGAAALLALVVGAAVGWSLGRWIARPLRSLHAAARSIGAGQSHARADEGSGPADVREVAHAFNEMADRVGALLQNQRGMTAEVSHQLRTPLSALRLRLELLAEDVTGDARVEATAMLTEVDRLARLVDGLLAIARAEATEYAPVSTDLVTSVSERLRAWEPVAAERDVSLDLHAAESGVLAALTPGHLEQVLDNLLANALDAVPFGGRVTVTVARVGPRPMLRVDDTGPGMSAAQRARAFDAYATDRGGRGGTGLGLAIVGRLVATDHGSACLLQGPEGGTRAEIVMQPG, encoded by the coding sequence ATGACGCGCCGCATCCTGGCCAGCTTCCTTGCCGTCCTGGTCGCCGTCATCACGGCGATCACCCTCCCGCTCGGGCTGATCGTGACCGGCCAGCAGCGTCGGGACTTCGTGGACTCGGCCCGGACCGCGGCGCGAGGCGTCGCCGGGCTCGCTGAGGAACAGCTCGACGATCGCGCTTCGATCGCGGCCCTGCCCGGGCTGCTGTCCAGAGCCGTGCGCGATGCGGACGCCGTTGTGGTTCTGGACAGGGCCGGCACCGTCGTCGCGACGGCCGGCCGTCCGCTTCCGGCCGCGGTCGTGCCTGCCGTGCGGGACGGGCAACCCGTACCTGCGCAGGACGGCGAGGTCGTGGTGACGGCGCGGGTGGGTGACGGCCGCGCGTCGGTGGGCACGATCATCCTCGCCCGTAACTCCGCGAGCCTGCACGACCGGGCTCGCGCCCTGTGGCTGGCGTTGGGCGCTGCAGCGTTGCTTGCCCTCGTGGTCGGTGCCGCGGTGGGTTGGTCACTGGGGCGATGGATCGCTCGGCCACTGCGCAGCCTGCACGCTGCGGCTCGGAGCATCGGTGCCGGCCAGTCACACGCCCGCGCCGACGAGGGGTCCGGGCCGGCCGACGTCCGCGAGGTCGCGCACGCCTTCAACGAGATGGCGGACCGGGTCGGCGCGCTGCTGCAGAACCAGCGCGGGATGACGGCCGAAGTCTCGCACCAGTTGCGGACCCCACTGTCGGCGCTGCGGCTCCGGCTCGAACTGCTGGCCGAGGACGTGACCGGCGACGCCCGCGTCGAGGCGACGGCGATGCTCACCGAGGTCGATCGGCTGGCCCGCCTCGTCGACGGCCTGCTCGCGATCGCCCGGGCCGAGGCGACGGAGTACGCGCCGGTCAGCACCGACCTCGTGACGAGTGTGAGCGAGCGGCTGCGGGCATGGGAACCGGTGGCTGCCGAGCGCGATGTCAGCTTGGACCTGCACGCCGCCGAGTCCGGCGTGCTCGCCGCGCTCACGCCCGGCCACCTCGAGCAGGTGCTGGACAACCTGCTCGCGAACGCCCTCGACGCCGTCCCGTTCGGCGGCCGGGTCACGGTGACGGTCGCCCGCGTGGGTCCGCGTCCGATGCTGCGTGTCGATGACACCGGTCCGGGAATGAGCGCGGCCCAGCGCGCCCGCGCGTTCGATGCCTACGCGACCGATCGCGGCGGGCGGGGCGGCACCGGTCTGGGACTGGCGATCGTGGGCCGCCTCGTCGCCACCGACCACGGCAGCGCCTGCCTGCTGCAAGGCCCCGAGGGCGGCACCCGGGCCGAGATCGTGATGCAGCCCGGCTGA
- a CDS encoding ArsR/SmtB family transcription factor, with the protein MSDRLSLVFAALADPIRRDIVARLSTGDATVGQLAEPHQVSTQAISKHLKVLENAGLVSSARDAQRRPRHLQAEVFDLMTAWIERYRAQAEERFSRLDEVLAELEDRPSAQDRPRAQDRPRAQGAAS; encoded by the coding sequence GTGTCCGACCGACTGTCCCTGGTGTTCGCCGCCCTGGCCGACCCGATCCGGCGCGACATCGTGGCGCGGCTGTCGACCGGCGACGCGACCGTGGGCCAGCTGGCCGAACCGCACCAGGTATCCACGCAGGCGATCTCCAAGCACCTCAAAGTGCTCGAGAATGCCGGCCTGGTCAGCAGCGCGCGTGACGCTCAGCGTCGTCCGCGGCACCTGCAGGCCGAGGTGTTCGACCTGATGACCGCGTGGATCGAGAGGTACCGGGCCCAGGCCGAGGAGCGGTTCAGCCGCCTCGACGAGGTGCTCGCCGAACTGGAGGACCGTCCCAGCGCACAAGACCGTCCCCGAGCACAAGACCGTCCCCGAGCACAAGGAGCAGCGTCATGA
- a CDS encoding response regulator transcription factor, translating to MTVADTRNAVLAGLSVLIVEDDAAIGGQLVKGLTRVGARASLVRDGTSALRCAPAELVLLDLGLPDLDGVELCGRLRQRSAAPLIVVTARGAEADRVAALDAGADDYIVKPFGFQELLARMRAVLRRARSDSGVIVHGPLRIDLPARRVWVDEEPINLTGKEFDILACLALEPGRAVSREEIFDRVWDEHWYGPRKVLDVHVAALRRKLGALELIETVYGRGFRLGRPAHQQA from the coding sequence GTGACCGTCGCCGATACCCGCAACGCCGTCCTGGCGGGCCTGTCGGTGCTGATCGTCGAGGACGACGCAGCGATCGGCGGCCAGCTCGTCAAGGGCCTGACCCGGGTGGGCGCCCGGGCCAGTCTGGTGCGCGACGGGACCAGCGCGCTGCGCTGCGCGCCCGCCGAACTGGTGCTGCTCGATCTGGGCCTGCCCGATCTGGACGGTGTGGAACTGTGTGGCCGGCTGCGGCAACGAAGTGCGGCACCGCTCATCGTGGTGACGGCGCGGGGCGCCGAGGCCGACCGCGTGGCCGCGCTGGACGCCGGTGCCGACGATTACATCGTCAAGCCGTTCGGGTTTCAGGAGTTGCTCGCGCGGATGCGGGCCGTGCTGCGCCGCGCCCGGTCGGACTCGGGCGTGATCGTGCACGGCCCGCTCCGGATCGACCTGCCCGCGCGCCGGGTGTGGGTCGATGAGGAACCGATCAACCTCACCGGCAAGGAGTTCGACATCCTCGCCTGCCTGGCGCTCGAACCGGGTCGTGCCGTCAGCCGCGAGGAGATCTTCGATCGGGTCTGGGACGAGCACTGGTACGGCCCACGCAAGGTGCTGGACGTGCACGTCGCCGCGCTCCGCCGCAAGCTCGGGGCGCTCGAGCTGATCGAGACCGTGTACGGGCGCGGCTTCCGCCTCGGCCGGCCGGCACACCAGCAGGCATGA
- a CDS encoding alpha-ketoglutarate-dependent dioxygenase AlkB, giving the protein MTAALQASLFDTGRPAPGELDDRVRREHLRGGAWIDVLPGWLSGADALFETLARTVPWRAERRQMYERVVDVPRLLCFYDEGDDLPDPALVAARQALDRHYRRELGEPFATVGLCLYRDGRDSVAWHGDRIGRGSTEDTMVAIVSVGDPRALLLRPRGGGPARRHELGHGDLIVMGGSCQRTWEHAIPKTSRAVGPRISIQFRPRGVR; this is encoded by the coding sequence GTGACCGCAGCGCTGCAGGCCTCGCTGTTCGACACCGGACGACCCGCACCGGGCGAGCTCGACGACCGGGTCCGCCGCGAGCACCTGCGCGGCGGCGCCTGGATCGACGTCCTGCCGGGCTGGCTGAGCGGGGCGGACGCCCTGTTCGAGACCCTCGCGCGCACGGTCCCGTGGCGCGCCGAACGGCGGCAGATGTACGAGCGGGTCGTCGACGTCCCGCGGCTGCTGTGCTTCTACGACGAGGGCGACGACCTGCCCGATCCCGCGCTGGTCGCGGCCAGACAGGCGCTCGATCGCCACTACCGCCGCGAGCTCGGCGAGCCGTTCGCCACCGTCGGGCTGTGCCTGTATCGGGACGGGCGCGACAGCGTCGCCTGGCACGGCGACCGGATCGGGCGTGGCTCCACCGAGGACACCATGGTCGCGATCGTCTCGGTGGGCGACCCGCGAGCCCTGCTGCTGCGACCGCGCGGGGGCGGCCCGGCGCGCCGCCACGAGTTGGGGCACGGCGACCTGATCGTGATGGGCGGCAGTTGCCAGCGCACCTGGGAACACGCGATCCCGAAGACCAGCCGCGCGGTCGGGCCCCGGATCAGCATCCAGTTCCGCCCCCGTGGCGTCCGCTGA
- a CDS encoding C40 family peptidase: MTSHTLARPVRRLPLLLTVLAAVLGCLTLAPAEAHATPATPATGATGVAGATGATGATAHRAKQVADHSVASLRKRIAATSRSLARLSAAASGAENDYLAQLAAQQRATAAEAEAATAAAAAQHAYDQARSDLVAVVVSYYESGGEAGNSVGATSAASLFTAPDPGAVIQAGADREMITRFQSQVAAQLNGALAARNVAESRHRQALAQMAAQTRALATIRQRANAALQRARTELAGLQHDLRAAKLTQAQADAALSSFLGGWAVSDGRRAAALDSSYRRLARLVQHQRPAPSHGRWTPAVGQTAANRAIQWIGTPYAWAGGSSHGPTRGSCAGGDAAQDCKVVGFDCSGLAIFGWAPYLSMAHFAATQYTQAGRLHPAVRALRPGDLVFWSSNHSVTGIHHVAVYVGNGNVVQAPQSGDIVRITPLGRVSSGYFGATRPLT, translated from the coding sequence GTGACCAGTCACACCCTTGCCCGCCCGGTGCGCCGGCTGCCGCTGCTGCTGACCGTGCTCGCCGCCGTGCTCGGCTGCCTCACGCTCGCCCCCGCCGAGGCGCACGCGACACCGGCGACGCCCGCCACCGGCGCCACGGGGGTCGCGGGCGCCACGGGCGCCACGGGCGCCACGGCCCACCGTGCCAAGCAGGTGGCTGATCACTCGGTCGCGTCCCTGCGCAAGCGGATCGCGGCGACGTCCCGCTCGCTCGCCCGGCTCTCGGCAGCGGCATCGGGCGCCGAGAACGACTACCTGGCCCAACTCGCCGCCCAGCAGCGCGCGACAGCCGCGGAGGCCGAGGCGGCCACGGCCGCCGCGGCGGCACAACACGCTTACGATCAGGCGCGCAGCGACCTGGTCGCGGTCGTCGTCTCGTACTACGAATCCGGCGGTGAGGCCGGCAACTCGGTCGGCGCCACCTCCGCCGCGAGCCTGTTCACCGCACCGGATCCGGGCGCGGTGATCCAGGCGGGCGCCGATCGCGAGATGATCACCCGCTTCCAGTCGCAGGTCGCCGCACAGCTGAACGGCGCGCTCGCCGCGCGCAACGTGGCCGAGAGCCGGCACCGCCAGGCGCTCGCGCAGATGGCGGCGCAGACCCGCGCGCTGGCCACGATCCGGCAGCGTGCGAACGCCGCCCTGCAACGCGCGCGCACCGAACTGGCCGGGCTGCAGCACGACCTGCGGGCCGCGAAGCTGACCCAGGCGCAGGCCGATGCGGCGCTCTCGTCCTTCCTGGGCGGGTGGGCGGTCTCGGACGGGCGGCGCGCCGCCGCCCTCGACTCCAGTTACCGCCGGCTGGCCCGGCTGGTGCAGCACCAGCGCCCTGCGCCGAGCCACGGCCGGTGGACGCCGGCCGTAGGGCAGACCGCGGCGAACCGCGCGATCCAGTGGATCGGGACGCCGTACGCCTGGGCCGGCGGCAGCAGCCACGGCCCGACCCGCGGCAGCTGCGCAGGCGGGGACGCGGCGCAGGACTGCAAGGTCGTCGGCTTCGACTGTTCCGGGCTGGCGATCTTCGGCTGGGCGCCGTACCTGTCGATGGCGCACTTCGCCGCGACCCAGTACACCCAGGCCGGCCGGCTGCACCCCGCGGTACGCGCGCTACGTCCGGGGGACCTGGTGTTCTGGAGCAGCAACCACTCGGTCACCGGCATCCATCACGTCGCGGTGTACGTCGGCAACGGCAACGTGGTGCAGGCACCGCAGAGCGGCGACATCGTGCGCATCACCCCGCTGGGCCGCGTCTCGTCCGGCTACTTCGGCGCCACCCGGCCGCTCACCTGA
- the hglS gene encoding 2-oxoadipate dioxygenase/decarboxylase: MRNWATWELRSAFAARMAELYGREVPAYTTLVEVASAVNAEVAAREGAAAQRLGSLHRVTAERHGAIRVGTPTELAQVARVFAAFGMYPVGFYDLREAARAAVPVISTAFRPVSADELARNPFRMFTSMLVTDDRRFFPADLQRRLDAFLARRVLFSPELITLADKAIADGGLAGEDAEAFLKLATAAFELSPEPVDRAWYAELEAVSAVAADIGGVTSTHINHLTPRVLDIDELYRRMEGRGVTMIDTIQGPPRWDGPDVLLRQTSFRALAEERLFRGVDGTIAPGSLRVRFGEVEARGIALTEAGRDRYDAMLAEVDRRLATDGGTRAEVAASVWRERLPATELGLLREGLGFFTFAATGAPAPGADLADLADLVESGSLTATPIVYEDFLPRSAAGIFQSNLTDDGSRDDALAAARRDAGWLSDVIGRQVADPIALYAAQQQASLDAATAGAR, from the coding sequence ATGCGCAACTGGGCGACCTGGGAGCTGCGCTCGGCGTTCGCGGCGCGGATGGCCGAGCTGTACGGACGTGAGGTGCCCGCGTACACCACGTTGGTCGAGGTGGCGTCGGCGGTCAACGCCGAGGTCGCCGCGCGTGAGGGCGCCGCAGCGCAGCGACTGGGCTCGCTGCACCGGGTCACCGCCGAGCGGCACGGCGCGATCCGGGTCGGCACGCCCACCGAGCTGGCACAGGTCGCGCGCGTCTTCGCGGCATTCGGCATGTATCCGGTCGGCTTCTACGACCTGCGCGAGGCGGCCCGGGCGGCCGTCCCCGTGATCAGCACCGCGTTCCGCCCGGTGAGTGCCGACGAGCTGGCGCGCAACCCGTTCCGCATGTTCACCTCGATGTTGGTGACCGACGATCGGCGGTTCTTCCCGGCCGACCTGCAGCGCCGCCTGGATGCGTTCCTGGCCCGGCGGGTGCTGTTCAGCCCTGAGCTGATCACCCTTGCCGACAAGGCGATCGCCGACGGCGGGCTCGCCGGGGAGGACGCGGAGGCGTTCCTCAAGCTGGCTACCGCGGCGTTCGAACTCTCGCCCGAGCCGGTCGACCGCGCCTGGTACGCCGAACTCGAGGCGGTGTCCGCGGTCGCGGCGGACATCGGCGGCGTGACGTCCACCCACATCAACCACCTGACGCCGCGAGTGCTGGACATCGACGAGCTGTACCGGCGGATGGAGGGGCGTGGCGTCACGATGATCGACACCATCCAAGGCCCACCGCGCTGGGACGGGCCGGACGTGCTGCTGCGCCAGACGTCCTTCCGTGCGCTTGCCGAGGAACGGCTGTTCCGCGGCGTGGACGGGACGATCGCACCCGGATCGCTCCGGGTCCGCTTCGGCGAGGTAGAGGCGCGCGGCATCGCGCTCACCGAGGCCGGGCGTGACCGGTACGACGCCATGCTCGCCGAGGTCGACCGGCGGCTCGCGACTGACGGCGGCACGCGTGCCGAGGTGGCCGCCTCGGTGTGGCGCGAGCGACTGCCGGCCACCGAACTCGGTCTGCTGCGCGAAGGCCTCGGCTTTTTCACGTTCGCGGCGACCGGGGCACCGGCGCCGGGTGCCGACCTGGCCGACCTGGCCGACCTGGTCGAGTCCGGCTCGCTCACCGCGACGCCGATCGTCTACGAGGACTTCCTGCCGCGTTCGGCGGCCGGCATCTTCCAGTCGAACCTCACCGACGACGGCAGCCGTGACGATGCGCTCGCCGCGGCTCGCCGGGACGCCGGCTGGCTCTCGGACGTGATCGGGCGCCAGGTGGCTGACCCGATCGCGCTGTACGCCGCGCAGCAGCAGGCGTCGCTGGACGCGGCCACCGCGGGCGCGCGCTGA
- the lat gene encoding L-lysine 6-transaminase, with protein MTTSTPAALRALSPAQVHETIAAHMLVDGFELVLDLDKSHGAELVDARDGSRYLDLFTFFASSALGMNHPALADDSEFLAELGRVAVNKPSNSDIYTVPMARFVDTFARVLGDPALPHLFFIDGGALAVENALKIAFDWKSRWNEAHGIDADLGTKVLHLQKAFHGRTGYTMSLTNTDPNKVARFPKFDWPRIPSPSINGNADVAASERETLAAARAAFEQHPHDIACFIAEPIQGEGGDNHFRPQFLQAMQALCREFDALFIMDEVQTGVGMTGTAWAYQQLGVQPDVVAFGKKAQVCGVMAGGRVDEVADNVFAVSSRINSTWGGNLTDMVRARRILEVIEADGLIARAAELGSYLLDGLTALAARHPIVTEVRGRGLMCAFTLPTAELRNEVIRRLREDEHVLVLGCGEAALRFRPALTISTDELDQGLAALDRVLGALA; from the coding sequence ATGACGACGTCGACTCCGGCCGCGCTGCGCGCCCTCAGCCCCGCCCAGGTCCACGAGACCATTGCCGCCCACATGCTCGTCGACGGCTTCGAGCTGGTGCTCGACCTGGACAAGTCGCACGGCGCCGAACTGGTCGACGCGCGCGACGGCAGCCGCTACCTCGACCTGTTCACCTTCTTCGCCTCGTCCGCGTTGGGCATGAACCACCCCGCGCTCGCCGACGACAGCGAGTTCCTCGCCGAGCTCGGCCGGGTCGCCGTCAACAAGCCGTCCAACTCCGACATCTACACCGTGCCGATGGCGCGCTTCGTGGACACCTTCGCGCGCGTGCTGGGCGACCCGGCGCTGCCGCACCTGTTCTTCATCGACGGCGGCGCGCTCGCGGTCGAGAACGCCCTCAAGATCGCGTTCGACTGGAAGTCGCGGTGGAACGAGGCGCACGGCATCGACGCCGACCTGGGCACCAAGGTGCTGCACCTGCAGAAGGCGTTCCACGGCCGCACCGGCTACACGATGAGCCTGACCAACACCGACCCGAACAAGGTCGCGCGCTTCCCCAAGTTCGACTGGCCGCGCATCCCGTCGCCGTCGATCAACGGCAACGCCGACGTCGCGGCCTCCGAGCGGGAGACCCTCGCCGCAGCGCGCGCCGCGTTCGAGCAGCACCCGCACGACATCGCCTGCTTCATCGCCGAGCCGATCCAGGGCGAGGGCGGCGACAACCACTTCCGCCCGCAGTTCCTGCAGGCGATGCAGGCGCTGTGCCGCGAGTTCGACGCGCTGTTCATCATGGACGAGGTGCAGACCGGCGTCGGCATGACCGGCACCGCATGGGCCTACCAGCAGCTGGGCGTGCAGCCGGACGTCGTCGCCTTCGGCAAGAAGGCGCAGGTCTGCGGCGTGATGGCCGGCGGCCGCGTCGACGAGGTTGCGGACAACGTGTTCGCGGTGTCCTCGCGGATCAACTCCACCTGGGGTGGCAACCTCACCGACATGGTCCGCGCCCGCCGCATCCTGGAGGTCATCGAAGCTGACGGCCTGATCGCCCGCGCCGCCGAACTCGGCAGCTACCTGCTCGACGGCTTGACGGCGCTCGCCGCGAGGCATCCGATCGTCACCGAGGTGCGCGGACGCGGGCTGATGTGCGCCTTCACGCTGCCCACGGCCGAACTGCGCAACGAGGTGATCCGCCGGCTGCGCGAGGACGAGCACGTGCTGGTGCTCGGCTGCGGCGAGGCGGCACTGCGCTTCCGCCCGGCGCTGACGATCTCGACGGACGAGCTGGACCAGGGGCTGGCGGCACTCGACCGCGTGCTCGGCGCGCTCGCCTGA
- a CDS encoding glutathione peroxidase gives MSDLLDLPVTTLQGKATTFGDLTGGRAALVVNVASKCGLTPQYSKLEALHAELAGRGFTVLGFPCNQFGGQEPGTPEEIEQFCSATYGVTFPMTAKIDVNGADRDPVYAALTAVPDADGEAGDIQWNFEKFLVAPDGRVVGRFRPRTEPDAPEVRAAIESVL, from the coding sequence ATGAGCGATCTGCTGGATCTACCGGTCACCACCTTGCAGGGCAAGGCCACCACGTTCGGGGACCTGACGGGCGGGCGCGCCGCACTGGTCGTCAATGTGGCGAGCAAATGCGGGCTGACACCGCAGTACAGCAAGCTGGAGGCACTGCACGCCGAGCTCGCCGGTCGCGGCTTCACCGTGCTGGGCTTCCCGTGCAACCAGTTCGGCGGTCAGGAGCCGGGCACGCCCGAGGAGATCGAGCAGTTCTGCTCGGCGACCTACGGGGTCACGTTCCCGATGACGGCCAAGATCGACGTCAACGGCGCCGACCGCGACCCGGTGTACGCCGCGCTGACCGCGGTGCCGGACGCCGACGGCGAGGCCGGCGACATCCAGTGGAACTTCGAGAAGTTCCTGGTCGCGCCGGACGGCCGCGTGGTGGGCCGGTTCCGGCCGCGCACCGAGCCGGACGCCCCCGAGGTGCGCGCCGCGATCGAGTCCGTCCTCTAG